ACCCTTCGCGCCTTCGTATCGGCGCTGCCGAAAGCCCCGAAGCGGCTTTTCTCCCCGGCATTTTGATGGGTGCGAGCTTCGCGTATCGGCGAAGTTTTGCGCGTCTTCGAGCTCGATCGGGCCTGAAATCGGCGCTCCGAATCACAAAACGATTCGCTCGATTCGCTCATTTTTGCGCGATGAAGCGTGCTCGATGCCGTTCGAACGGCATTTTTTTTATTTCCCACATGAAAAATTTTTGCGGCCTTTGCGGCCGAGTTCGGACGCATGTCGAGCGTTGCGTTTGACGGCTCGATTGCGCGTTGGAACGACGCCTCGACATGGCTTGATCTTGCGCCGATCATTGTCGCGCGGCACGTTTTACGAAGGCTTCGCGCGCAACGAAACGAGACGTCATTCAAGCCATCGTACATAACCTCGAAATACAATTTTATTGTGCAAAAACAATTGTTTTCAAATGTGCGGAAGAACTTGATCAAGGCTGGCGCGATGTGCCGTGCAAGCGATCTGCGATGCATTGAAGGCATGGTTTCACCTTGCATCTGTTCGATCGGAATCAACGTTCGATATAGCCTTAGATGAGGCAGTCTTTGGACAATGAAGAGTGATGTTCGAAGACCGTTCAAGCGCCCATTTGAAGCATCGAAAGACCAGGATTCGACGCTAATTGATAAAGCACTACTTGCACGACTGATTAACCACGCTACGCTACTTAGGCCTCTTGTCGGCACAAAGATGCGGCTGACGAAATAGCAAAGGGGACTAAAGATGGTGAAGGCAACCACCAAGCGTAAGCCCGCGAAGAAGACCGCGGCTAAGAAGAGCACGGCCAAGAAAGCCGTTCGCAAGACAGCGACCAAGAAAATCGCTGCCGTGAAGAAGACGGCCACGAAGAAGGCTGCTGCTAAGAAGTCGGCGACCAAGAAGTCGGCTACGAAGAAGGCAGCCACAAAGAAGACGGCCACAAAGAAGACGGCAGCGAAAAAGAGCGCGACCAAAAAGTCCGCTGTGAAGAAGTCGTCCGCCCGCAAGGCGCCGGCGAAAAAGGCCGTCCGCAAGTCGACCCGTAAGGCGAAAGCCCCTGCACCGGTTGTGCCGGAGTCTGCTTGAATTCGAGGAAGACAAGGAAGAGACGATCGGAGATTACCGCTGCCGCAGAGCTTGCGGATAATTCGGGATCACCGGTCGTCTCGTCTCCTCGCCAGGCTTGATCGGGCTTGTGCCGGTCGGGCGGGCGAGCGAGGCGTTTCCGGTTTTTGCGCGCTTGATCTGATTTCGAAAGCTTGGCGCTTTTCAAAAGATCGGCCTTTCGCCGGCATCCGTGCCCGATCGGCTTGCGCTCACAGATCACGACGATTTTTGATCGAATCAATCAAAAATCGTGACCGTGATCGATTTCATAGTTTAGAGCGGGATGCGGGCGGAAAACCGCACACACTTTCCTCATCCCGCTCCAGTCACGATGACTTTGGATGAGTTCAAGTCGGGCTTGCCCAACGTGAACCTTTCAAAAAGTCCAACTTGGGCGGGTCCAAGTTGGGTAATCCAAAGTCATACGTCCGGACATCGCGATTGTTCCGATGTCGGAAAGTCTTGGCCATAAAGCGTCTGTGTCGGCAATGCCGCGAGACGGAAAGCTAGCCTGTTTCAAAAAAATCAGCGGATGAGACAGGCCTGTGCGAAAGCCCGCCATGTCTGGTCTGCGGCGGCTCCAGAGGCCTTCATGGCCTCCCATTCATGTCCGCATTGATGCATGCGGGACCGGGATGCCGGCGGCAGCATCGGTCCATGATCCACATAAATCGTCGAGACCGCGTCATTGGGCGTGGCCTGCTGCGGAGCCATCGGCGCGGCTGGCGCCGCCGCGGTTTTGGGTGCGGCTGCGGGAGTGGGCGAGGCCTGCAAATGCATCGGACGCGCCGGTGGCATGGGAGCCGGCTTATTTTTTCCGCCGTCTTCTTCCGCGGCCAGCGCGAAAGGGACCATCAAGCACAGATGAGCAGCCAGGCCGAGCCCCAGTGCGAAGCCATGACTCGCTCTGAAAAGAGGAAGACAAGCGGCGCGCGGCGTGCGGAATTGGGAGCTCAAATCATCCTCTTTGGCGGACGTCGCCCGAGAGCCGGACCGGGTCAAGGCCGCGTTTGACGCCAAAAATGGATCGAATAGCCCAGGCATTATTCGAACCTATGGGCCAAACGAGGCGAATTTTTGCAGGTCGTCGGAACTCGCCGTGTGGGCTAGCGTGAGCCGGGTGGCTGCGACTCTCCCGCCGGGCCGCCCGCTCACTCCATTATATATAGAGAAGCTCCGGACGCCGGTTCGTCAGTGATGGGGCGGCGGCGGCGGCGCGGCTTTCGCGGGCGTGCCGTGCGGCGGCGCATTGCCGGCGAGTGTCGGATCGCCGCCTGGAACCGTTTGAACCTTCGTAAAGGTTTCCGATTGGCAAAGCGGCCAGACCAGGCAGCCCGTGATCTCGGCCTTGTCGCCATTGACCTTGTCGGGTTGGACTTTGAGCGTCACGTCCCATGTCTTGCCGTCATCGGAATTATAGGCTTTGCCCTTCCAATGATCGCCATCGGCGACGAACTCGCTGAACACCTCCATCCCGATAATCGCTCTGCCGCGCTTGGCCGGATCGGTATTGAGATTGTCGACCTTGGGAACGCCTTTTTCGAGCGGCTCCTTCAGCCATACGATCATACCGCAATAAACCAGCGGTGTGCTGGGCGTGGCGGTCGTACCGGCCGGCGGGGTGCAAGGGCCGATTCGGATGATCGATTCGTCGTCCTTGGTTGACCAATAGCCGGAAGGATCGGTTGGCGCCGCCGGGGCGGCGAAGCCGGATGTAGTCATCAGCGTCAAGGCCGCCGCAGCGGCAGTCAAAGCGGACCCCGCGCGGGCGCTGGTCGAATCGGGGCATGACGGGCGATAGGCAGAATAGGCACGTGCCAGCAGCATCACTCTGCTCCAGAGAAGGAATCTTGGGGGCTTTTCAACGGGTAGGTGCTCCGCCCGAAAACTGGCGGAGACGGAGGGATTCGAACCCTCGATAGGGCTTTACAACCCTATAACGGTTTAGCAAACCGCCGCCTTCAGCCTCTCGGCCACGTCTCCACACACATGCCGAATGCGGCGCATCTTCGAATGCGTTTCCGGAATGCTGGCGAGATATGCCCGAGCCTAGCCTGCGTGGCAAGTACGCAGCTCATGGGCATTTCCAATTATGATCAGCTATGTTGCGGAATATATTAGATTTTATTCCGTTTTGCACAGCAGCGGCGCCCAGCACGCTCAAATGCGATTGTAAAACAATGACGTTGCTGGAATGCCACAGCCCCCCAAGAATGGCGAGATGGTGGCTTTTCTCGATTTACGCTGTCTGCGGCGCAGCTATATTAAAAATAAGTTTAAGAAACCGAGCCCGCCAGAACCGGCGGGGATCGGTTCGAAAAGGGCCTGATTTCAAAGGGGAGGCACAAGCCTCCTCGGTCGGCGGTCACAATATCTGGATTTTGGCGGGAAGGCGATGAGCCTCGAAGGCAGATCTGGCGTGTTCATTCTGGGGGTCTACTCATGAAGCTCATCAAGAGCCTTTTACTTGGATCGACAGCGAGTTTTTCGGCTGTCACTTGCGTTTACGCTGCTGATCTCCCGGTGCGGAAAGCCGCGCCGATCGAATATGTGCGGATTTGCGACGCCTATGGCGCCGGCTTCTTCTATATCCCCGGGACGGACACTTGCTTGAAGGTGGGCGGCTTGGCCTATGGCGAAGTGCGTTCTCTGACGAATAATTATTCGATCGGCACCTCCAACGCTGGTGGGACCGGATACGCCAACGGCGTCGCGAGGACCGCCGCAGGCTACACGGGCGGCAGCTTTACAAATGCCAAGGCCCGCGACACGACAGGCTTCAGCGCCTTGGGCCGCGTCGAATTGGATGCGCGCACGCAGTCCGGCTATGGCACGGTCCGTACCTTCATCCGTATCGACGCCTTCTACGGTTCGGGCGCAAACGCCTCGACCGGCAGCAACTTCGCAATCCCCAACACATACGGTAACGGCCAGGCCACGCAAGGATCGCGCGAGACGACCATCGTCAATAAGGCCTTCATCCAATTCGCGGGCCTGACCGCGGGGCGCGCCCAATCGGTCTTCGACTTCTATGCCGACGCCTATAACTACGCGTCTCTGCGCGGCTCGAACGCGACGGTCGAACTCCTGTCCTACACCTATACGTTCGGCGGCGGCTTCTCGAGCACACTCTCCGTCGAAGACAATAACTCGCGCCGCACGGCGATCGGCAGCACAGTCGCCGGCATCCCGGCGGGAACGCTTGTGGGAGCCACTCTGGTAACGGCAGCCGGTACGTCGTTCCAAGGCAACCCGCAAGGCAATCGTCTGCCTGAAATCGTCGGCAACGTCCGTTACGACGCCCCTTGGGGTGCGGTGCAGGTATCCGGCGCGATCCACCAGATCGACGCCGCTCTCTACCCGCTCTCGACTACTGCTTTGACCTCTCCGGCCACTACGGGCAACTTTGCCGCCCTGAGCACCAACGAAATCGGCGGCGCAGTGCAACTCGGCATCATGTATAATGCCGACATTATCTCGCCCGGTGATAAAGCTTGGGTCCAGGCGGCTTATGAAAGTGGCGCTTACGCCTATATCGCCGGCAACAACCTCGCTTCCTCCTACGGTCCGGTCAACGGCAACCGCTATGCAGGCGATGCCTTCACCCCGATGGATAACAGCGTCTTCTGGAACACCAATCCCGGTTACGACTGCGTCTTCACCAGTTCTGGTCAATGCGATCGTCAATGGGGCTGGGATGTGACGGCGGCCTATAAGCATTATTGGATGCCGACCCTGTCGTCGGCCATCTACGGGTCGCATCTTGAGACTTTCTACAGCAATGCGGCTTATGCGGGCACGTCTGGCTTTGGGTCTACGACCAACTCCGTCGGCGTCGTCGCCCCCAAGGAAACACGTATCGGCACGAACCTTGTCTGGACCCCGATCAAGGGCTTCGACATCGGTGTTGAGGGCATGTGGATTCACTTGACCCAAAACACCCCGGCGGGTCTCGCGACCAATGCGACTTTGGCGACCACGGGTCTTCCGTCGTTTAAGAACACTCAGGATGAAGGCGAGTTTCGCGCCCGCGTTCAGCGCGCCTTCTGATCCCAAGGCGAAATCAAAATACAAGAAGCCCGGACCTCGGTCCGGGCTTTTTCTTTTGGCGCCGCCGCAAGGCGGTTCCAGTGCGGCGCCGGTCCGTATCACCATCTCCGCTCAAGCTTCGGAGGCGAGACTCACCCGGTGATTTCCATAAGGCTTTGTTAAGAACCGAGTGTGATTGTTCAAACTTAAGTCAAATTCGACAGATGGGCAGGCCATGGAACAGACATCGGCTTTATCCCCCACCATCCTCGTCGTCGAAGACGAACCTCTCGTCCGCCTCGTTGGGACGCTTCTTCTTGCCGACGCCGGTTTCAATGTCATTGAAGCCTGCAACGCCGAGGAAGCCTTGCGGGTGCTCGAAGCCGGTTCCGACGTCAGGATCGTTTTCACCGACGTGGAAATGCCGGGTGCTTTGGACGGCTTGGGGCTTGCCCGATGCGTTCACGAGCGCTGGCCTTCGATCGGGGTGATCGTGACCTCCGGACGCTGCGAGCCGCCCCGGCAAAAGCAGGGGTTGCCCGAACTCTTCGTCGCCAAGCCTTATGCTCCGAGCACGCTCATGCATAAGATCGAGGCCTGCCTCTCAGCCGCGGCTGCTTAGGCCCAGACCTGATCATTACTTGATCAGAAGCGTCATTGCGAGCGAAGCGAAGCAGTCCAGGAAGTACTCGCTCCATCAAAGGCATGGATTGCTTCGTCGCCGCGCTCCTCGCAACGACGGCCCATTGATTCGGTCTTGACGCGAAGACATCGTTTTCGCTGCAACGCCGCCGAAGTTGACAGGCTTTTCCCAAACATGGTCCAAACCGGGCGTGGGAAAAGACCTCCTCGCCAGCCCGTTTTTCGATTTCGGCGCGCTCGACGCGGCGCCGCTCACGCGCGATCCATTCGCTTTCGTCATCGTCCCGAATTTCATCAAGCCGGCGGCGTTCAAAGATATCGCGGGTGCTTTCCCGAATGTGCCGGGCCCAGGGTCGTTTCCGCCGGAGACTCTTGCCATCGGCGAGGCTTTCCGGACGTTGCTCGATGACCTCGACGGTCCATGTTTCCGGCAGGCGATCGAACGCAAATTCGAGATCGATCTCACCGGCCGACCGAAGATGCTCACAATTCGCGGGCACGCGCGGCGCAAGGATGGCGACATTCATACGGACACGGCGACGAAGCTGATCAGCGTCCTTCTCTATATGAATGAAGAGTGGGACGAGGACGGCGGGCGGCTGCGTCTCTTGCGCGCTCCAAAGCTCAATGAGGCCGTGGCGGAGGTTGCGCCGGTTGGCGGGACTCTTTTGGCCTTCCGCCGTTCGGACGTCTCTTGGCACGGCCATGCGCCATACGAGGGACCGCGCCGCGTCATTCAATTCAATTGGATGACGAAAGACGAAGCGGTCGCGTGGCAGCGCAGCCGTCATTTTGCGAGCGCGGCTTTCAAGAAAATGTCGCGGCTCTTTTCGGTTTAGGCGGAAGGAGATCGATCCGAAATCAACGTGATCTAAAGCAAATGGCCGGAACAAAGCCCGGCCATCAGATACGCTTTCGCTGATCTTGCCCTTAACTCGCGAGCGCTGTGGGCACTTCTTCTGCGACGTCGTCCACCGCGTCGGGGAATGTCGGATAGAGGTCCTTGACGCGGCCCATCTGCTGCACCAAGGCCAGAACCGCATCGATATAAGGCGTCGCGACGCCAACGATCTGACCCATCTCCTGAACCGCCGTGACAAGGGCGTCGATTTCGAGCGGGCGCTCTTTTTGCACATCCTGCAGCATGGAGGTGCGATGCGGGCCGACCTTCGCGGCCCCGTCGATTCGCCGTTCGACATCGACACGGAAGTTGACGCCGAGCCGATCGCCGATCGCCTTGGCTTCAAGCATCATGTTCTTCGACAGCGCGCGTGTGCCGGGATCGGTCGCCACGATGTCGAGCGTCGCATGGGTCAAGGCGGAAATCGGATTGAAGCTCAGATTGCCCCAGAGCTTGACCCAGATGTCGTCGCGAATGTCGTCGAAAAGACGCGGCTTCATCTTGCTTGCCGCGAAAGCGTCGTAGAGCTTGGTCAGGCGTTCGCTCTTCGTGCGGTTCGGCTCGCCGAAGCCGAATTGATCGCCATAGACATGCTTGATGACACCGGGGCTTTCAATCTCGGTCGCGGGATAGACGGTGCAACCGATCACGCGCTCCGGCCCGATCACCTCCCATTGGCGATTGTCGGGATCGACGCTTTTGAGGCGATGATTTGTATGATGGTCGAGCCCGTAGAAGTACCACCACGGAACGCCGTTTTGCGCGGTGACGACCGCAGTATTCGGTCCGAGCAGCGGTTCCATGTCATAGGCCGATTCCCAGGCCTGATAGGATTTAAGGCCGATGATCACATAATCCTGCGGACCGAAATCCCGCGGATCTTTGCTCGCAGGTATTTTGGCGTTGAGAACCTCATCGCCCACATGAAGCGTAAGCCCGTGTTTGTGGATGGCTTCGAGATGAGCACCGCGCGCGATGAGCGAAACGTCGACGCCGGCGCGTTGAAGCATGACGCCGACATAGCCGCCGATCGCGCCCGCCCCGTAAATGCAAATCTTCATCGTATTTTCTCCGAAACGGAGGAAAGGACCGGTGAGTGCGAGATCACCGCTGCATCGCGTCAGTTATTATTCGGCTGCCTGCCGCCTCGGCGGTTCAAGCGCGCCGGCTTCGCGCAATTCGGAGATCGCGTTATCGTCGAGCCCGAGGACTTCGGCCAAAATCTCGTCCGTATGTTCGCCGAGAAGCGGCGAGCGCGCGACCTCGGTCGGGCTTTCGGACAATTTGATCGGGTTGCCGACCGTGAGATATTTGCCGCGCGTCGGATGATCGACCTCGACCACGGTGCCCGTCGCCCGCAATGAAGGTTCGTCTGCGAGTTCCTTCATCGAAAGGATCGGCCCGCAGGGAATGTTCAGCGGGTTGCAGATGTCCATGACTTCGAATTTGGTCTTGGTCTTGGTCCAGGCTTCGATCGTGTCGAAGATCATCCGAAGCTTGTCGAGCCGCGCTTCGGCCGTTGCAAAACCCGGATCCTCGATCCATTCGGGCTTGCCGATGACCTTGCAGATCTTGTCCCATACGGGCGCCTGCGTGATGAAATAAATATAAGCGTTCGGATCGGTCTCGTAGCCTTTGCACTTCAAGATCCAACCCGGCTGACCGCCGCCCGACGCATTGCCTGCGCGGGGCACCGCCTCGCCGAAGGGCCGACCTTCGGCAAATTGCGGATATTCCTTCAAGGCGCCTTTGCCCAGGCGCTGCTGATCGCGCAGCTTGACGCGGCAGAGATTGAGCACGCCGTCTTGCATCGCGACTGAGACCTTTTGGCCTTTGCCGGTCACGGTGCGCTGGTAAAGCGCCGTCACGATGCCGAGCGCGAGGTGAAGGCCGGAGCCCGAATCGCCGATCTGCGCGCCGGTGACGAGAGGCGGGCCATCGTCGAAGCCGGTCGTCGAAGCCGCGCCGCCGGTGCATTGCGCGACGTTCTCATAGACCTTGCAATCTTCGTAGGGACCGGGACCAAAGCCCTTGATCGAAGCAACGATGATCGCCGGATTGATCGCCTGGATCTTCTCCCAGCTGAATCCCATGCGGTCGAGCACGCCCGGGCCGAAATTCTCGACGAGGACATCGGAGCTCTTGATCAGCGCCGTCAGAACTTCCTTGCCCTTCGGGTTCTTGGCGTCGAGCGTGATCGAGCGCTTATTGTGGTTCAGCATCGTGAAATAGAGGCTGTCCGCACCTGGGACATCGCGCAATTGGCCGCGCGTAATATCGCCTTCTCCAGGCTTCTCGACCTTGATGACGTCGGCGCCGAACCACGCCAGCAATTGCGTACACGTCGGGCCCGCTTGCACATGCGATAAATCGAGGATGCGCACACCCTCCAAAGCCTTCCCCATTCTCAAACTCTCCCAGCCTTCAGCGTCTGTTATCGAGCTCGTTCTCACCGTTCAGCCAAGCGACAACGCTTGTCGCTGCCCGCGATTCAATCGAACAATTCATGGCCATGCGTATCGACATAGGCGGCAAGGCCCAGGGTATGCTCGAGCGCGAGGCTTTCGGCCTTTTTCACATCGCGCTGCTCGATTGCCTCGATGATCGTGAGATGATCCGAAATCGAGCGTTCCGCGCGTCCGTCGCGTCCAATCGTCAATTGCCTTATGCCGCGAACATGAAAGAGCAGCTTGTCGGTCGTATCGACAAGGATCTGCGAACCGCTCATCTTGATCAGGGCCTGATGGAACGTGAGGTTCGCGAGCGAATATTCGCTGAGGAATTCATTCGGCCTGTGATTATCGGTGAAGTCCTGAAAGATCTGGCGCAAAGCCGCGACATCGGCATTGGGATCCTGCGTGATCAGGCGGACGCCCATGCTCTCGAGCGCGGCCCAGGCCTGGATCATCTCGACGATCTCGCGTTTTGTCTTGCGGACAATGAGGATGCCGCGGCGTGGGACCGTGCGCAGAAAACCATCCTGTTCGAGCATGGCGATGGCTTCGCGAACGGGCGTCCGGCTCACGCCGAGCCGGTCGGACAGATCGCGTTCGTCGAGCATGACGGGATCAGCCGACGAATAAATGTCCGTCTTGAAGATCGCATCCTTGAGGGCGGCGTAGACCTTGGCCTTGAAACTTTCATCCGCTTGAATGCGGGGGAACGCTTCGAGCGAAGCGGCGGACGTCATACGTTTTGCTTGCGGCGCCATCCAACATCCTCATTGCCAATAGTGTTTAAAGGCATACCAAGTGTGGCGCGCTGGTATGCCATTTCGTCCGAATGGTTACTGGCATATGACAGACAGATTGCCAAGCGCTATGCTTGGCCCCATAGCGGTAAAACCTTCGATTTGCTTAACTTTTTCAGCTTGGCCCCAAATTTCTTTGGTGCCGACAGAATTTTTATTTGTGGCGACGAAAATTTTCTTTTTGCTACACTAAATTTAATTTGGGATATGGAGCCAAGGCCCGCCTGGGCTTGATGCCGTGTGTGCAAGCTGACACAAGGCATCGCCGCTTGCTCGAAGGCCTTTGCGCGACGCTTAAGCGCCTAGAGAGGCCGGCCTGAAATTGACCGAGGGACCCCATATGCCAGCTTTGCCTTCCGCCATGCGTCAGGTTTATTTCGACGGTGCCGGCGGCCCCGACGTGATCCGGATCGGCGAAGCGCCCTTGCCCGCCGTGGCGCCCGGCAAAATCCTGGTTGAGGTTGTCGGGGCCGGGATCAACCGTCCGGATTGCATCCAGCGCGCCGGGCATTATCCGCCGCCGCCGGGCGAGTCCGCCATCCCAGGCATGGAGATCGCGGGCCGGATCGTCGCTTTGGGCGAGGGCGTCGCGAGCTTCAAGGAAGGCGATGAAATCTGCGCGCTGATCGGCTCCGGCGGTTATGCCGAATATGCGCTCGCCGACGCGCCGCTCTGCCTGCCGAAGCCGAAAGGCTTGAGCCTGATCGAAGCCGCGGGCCTGCCCGAGACGGCTTTCACCGTGTGGGACAATGTGTTCACGCGCGGCGGACTGAAAGCCGGAGAGATATTTCTCGTTCACGGCGGATCGAGCGGCATCGGCACCATGGCGATCCAGCTCGCAAAAGCCTATGGCGCGACGGTCATCACGACGGCGGGTTCGCCCGATAAATGCGCTTATTGCAAAGTGCTCGGCGCCGATCATGCGATCGATTACAAGACGCAGGATTTCGTCGCAGAGATAAAGACGATCACCGCCAAGAAAGGCGTCAACGTCATCCTCGACATGGTCGGCGGCAGCTATATTTCAAAGAATATCTCGATCATGGCGACGGAAGGACGGCTGGTGCAGATCGCCTTCCTGCAAGCGAGCAAGGCCGAGGTCGAGTTCATGCCAATGATGCTGCGCCGTCTGACGCTGACCGGCTCCACTTTGCGGGCGCGAACGCTGGCGCAAAAGGGTGAAGTGGCGGAAGCGGTGCGCGACAATGTCTGGCCGCTCGTCGAGGATGGCAAGGTGAAGTCCGTCGTCCACGCGACTTTTCCGCTCGAAGAGGCCCGTCAGGCGCATGAGCTGATGGAATCCTCGGCCCATATTGGCAAAATCATTCTGCTCACCGGGAAATAAGCCGAAAGTCATAGACGCTGCGCGTGATTGCCACAGCTTTGCGGCTGGTGGGTTGATTTAGAAGGCTGGTATCCCACGAACGCTCGCCATTTGTTCGGACGCAATGACGAGCGAAATACATGTACGTTACGAGGATTTGCGATGACCTCCATTGCCGAACTTTCTTCCGCCGATCATCAGGCCCTGCTTACGAAAGTGCGGGGCGAATATGATGCTTTCCGGGCGGCGGGCCACAAGCTCGACATGACACGCGGCAAGCCGTCTCCCGAGCAGCTCGATCTTTCGAACGGCATGCTCGCTCTGCCGGGCAATGGCGATTATCTGACCGAAGCGAACGAAGACGCCCGCAATTACGGCGGTCTCCAGGGCATCGCGGAAGCCCGCGCGCTTTTCGCACCCGTGCTCGGCGCGCCCGCCGATCGCGTCATCATCGGCGACAATTCAAGCCTCGCGATGATGCATGATTCCATCGTCTGGGCTTTGCTGAAGGGCGTGCCGGGCGGAACCGCACCTTGGTCGAAAGAGTCAGCGCCTGCCTTTCTCTGTCCGGTGCCGGGCTATGACCGGCATTTCGCGATCCTGGAAGAATATGGAATCAAGATGATTCCTGTGCGCCTGACGGGGCAGGGGCCGGATATGGACGAGGTCGAAAGACTCGTCGCCGATCCTGCGGTGAAGGGCATGTGGTGCGTGCCCAAATATGCCAATCCGTCGGGCGAGATCTATTCGGAAGAGACGGCGAAGCGGCTCGCCGCGATGAAGACGGGCGCGCCGGATTTCCGCATCTTCTGGGACAATGCCTATGCGCTGCATCATCTGACGGCGACGAAGCATGAGGTCGCGAATATTCTGGAGCTCTGCGAAGCGGCGGGCAATCCCGACCGCGCCTTCGTCTATGCCTCGACCTCGAAGATGACGCTGGCTGGCGCCGGCCTCGCCTTCTTCGCGTCGTCGCCGACCAATGTGAAATGGTATCTGGCGCGGGCGGGCAAGCGCACGATCGGGCCGGACAAGCTCAACCAGATCCGGCACGTGCGTTTCCTGAAAAACATCGACGGGTTGCATCAGCTCATGGACGGCCATCGCGCTTTGATCGCGCCGAAATTTGCAGCCGTCGAAGAGGCGCTCGACCGGCGTCTCACCGGCACCGGCGTCGCACGCTGGACGAAGCCGGAAGGCGGCTATTTCGTCAGCGTCGATATGGCGGACGGATTGGCCTCGAAGGTCGTGAGCCTCGCGAAGGACGCGGGCCTCGCCTTGACGCCCGCCGGCGCGACCTGGCCGCTTGGCCAAGACCCGCAGGATTCAAACCTGCGGCTTGCGCCGACCTTTCCGTCGCTCGGCGATGTGAAGGTCGCGGCCGAAGGCATCGCGCTTTGCATGCTGCTCGCGGGGCTGGAGAAGCGGGACGCGGCGTAGCTCTTGCCGTCTTGCGTCATG
The Methyloferula stellata AR4 DNA segment above includes these coding regions:
- a CDS encoding aminotransferase class I/II-fold pyridoxal phosphate-dependent enzyme; protein product: MTSIAELSSADHQALLTKVRGEYDAFRAAGHKLDMTRGKPSPEQLDLSNGMLALPGNGDYLTEANEDARNYGGLQGIAEARALFAPVLGAPADRVIIGDNSSLAMMHDSIVWALLKGVPGGTAPWSKESAPAFLCPVPGYDRHFAILEEYGIKMIPVRLTGQGPDMDEVERLVADPAVKGMWCVPKYANPSGEIYSEETAKRLAAMKTGAPDFRIFWDNAYALHHLTATKHEVANILELCEAAGNPDRAFVYASTSKMTLAGAGLAFFASSPTNVKWYLARAGKRTIGPDKLNQIRHVRFLKNIDGLHQLMDGHRALIAPKFAAVEEALDRRLTGTGVARWTKPEGGYFVSVDMADGLASKVVSLAKDAGLALTPAGATWPLGQDPQDSNLRLAPTFPSLGDVKVAAEGIALCMLLAGLEKRDAA